CCGCGGCCCCTGCCCTGGCCCTGGAGGTGCGATCAGTCACCGCCTCACCCTCAAGGTCGTCGCGTGCCCTGGAAGCCCCCGCGGCCCTTTCGACGCCCATGTCGCCGTCCTCCGGCTCCTTCACACCCTCGACTTCTCCGGCGCTATCGGCTCGGTGTCCGACGCTCTGGAGATGATCCCGGTGGCTTCGGAGCTCCTCTTCGACGATTGCATCCGGGCCTGCGTGCGATTCCTCGAGGCCGTGCCGTGGAccgaagaggaggaggatgggGTCCTTAATTTGATCCCCTTTCTTCGCCGAGAAGAGTCCCAAGACCTCCTTGCGAGGGTTTTGCCTGTGATGGTGGAAAAAGGGGATGGAAAGAGCGTGCCAGAGGAAATGCTACATGGATTGATTGATTCAGCAACTCGTAGTCATCCGAATGTGGCGACCATCAAGGCCTTCGTTGCAAAGCTACTGAGAGATTACCCTTCTCGGGATTCAGTGAGGAGAGTTTTGGATCAAGCCTTTTTGACGAGTATGGAGACGGTGAAGGATTACCTTGGGAAGTATGCCAGCCCGGACTTTAGAGTTGCTGGTGACAATGATGAAAGAGAGGCGATGCAGAGGTTGAATCTGCATGCTGCCGTGGTAAATGCAAAGCACCTGCATTGGCTGGTGGAGAGGATGATTGAGTTGAGAGTGGCCGACACTGCAGTTGCAGAGTGGAGTGAGCAGGCTGCACTGGCGGCAGACTTGCAGAAGACTTTCAGGGATGATGCATGGAAGAATATAGCTCCTGGACTGCTGTCGCTGGTCATAAAGTCCACATTCCGAGTGGCCAAAGCAGTTGTTTCTGGGACTGCTGTGGCTCCGCGACAGGTTTTCCCCTTGATCTATTCATGAATTTATCCTTCTCTTTTTGTTATGAATAATGTTATGATAAGTGATTGTAAACCAAATGTGACCAGGGCAAGGATGCTCAAGAAAAGTTATAATAGTATCAATAATATGTTCAGCCAGAAATCAatgaaattagcatgacttatataagtTTGATTTAAATGAAGTAAAAAGTTCACATAGACCTTGAAAAGAAAGTGATCACAGCCAGCTGCATCCAAATTAAGTGGATAATTTCCATCTATTTATGCATATTAATGAAAAATAAGGATAAGATTTGGTGATGACTAAGCAGGATGAAACATTAAACATAGTAGGACCGTTGTTACTGTTGTCCTTGAACACTTTATGTAACTTAAAGAGAGTTAGTTTTCTTTAGTATAGGGATGGTCTTGCTAAACGTGCAACATAAAAGATAAATCTGTACTCATGTATCTATTAGTGGATAAAGAGGATTTTTCATGATGAAAGTCTCTATGGAAGGCAGGATGATTTAATCACGTTCCTAGTTTATTATGTCTGGTAAGGAAAGTGATACTAAAATGTAAAACACTTATGAGCCTTCTTGTCTTAGATTTTTCACTTTGTGAATCTGTTTTGATAGTGGAAGTCTTGATTTGTAATGGTGGTGCTTGGAAGTTTTAGAAGTTCtcatttcaattctgatagagaaTTACTGAGTGCGTAATGCGTTATAGTGTATGTTTATTAATAATAGGAGGTGTAGTGAATCTAATTTTTGCATTACTTTTTTGTTGATATTTGCctaaaaattacataatgcagTAGTCATTAAGGATTTGGAAAATATGTTCTATTAACACGTACAAATGGCAAGTGTGACAGGATTTGCCTTGCTTATGTGCATAAGATCATGATAGTATACAGTAGTATGAACTTATCAGAGGAGCTGTAAGATTCTTGTCTTATACTTAAAAAGTCGTTACATCAATCCATGTACTTTCAGAATATTACAACatctaagaaaaatatataagtAAATGGACTAAGAGTTCTGTATTTGTGCGTGTGTTTTCTTGGGTGTGTGTCTGTGAATGCAACAAGTAATTGACTTGCTGAGGAAATAAATTCAAATTATTACATAAACTTGGCTATCAATTTGATAATATGATTGCCTCAAAGCACAATGTACATGATTAGCTAGGTTTTCTTGAATATCTAAGTGAACTTCTCTTTGGTCTGCAAAAGGAGACTAGGCTGGGGGTGATCATATTATATAAGCTCAAAGTACAAAAATTTAAACAACTACTTGGTAGAAGACTTTGTTAGATGATTTTTTTTCCGTTTT
The window above is part of the Musa acuminata AAA Group cultivar baxijiao chromosome BXJ2-6, Cavendish_Baxijiao_AAA, whole genome shotgun sequence genome. Proteins encoded here:
- the LOC135615369 gene encoding BTB/POZ domain-containing protein At3g05675-like produces the protein MSSSKRKRVGSSGGHLPSPDGTLTEVLPSAASGGGFDDPAAADVLLRLELDDPDPLSIDLHLCSAALRRSRYFAALLSDRWQRPGRGPCPGPGGAISHRLTLKVVACPGSPRGPFDAHVAVLRLLHTLDFSGAIGSVSDALEMIPVASELLFDDCIRACVRFLEAVPWTEEEEDGVLNLIPFLRREESQDLLARVLPVMVEKGDGKSVPEEMLHGLIDSATRSHPNVATIKAFVAKLLRDYPSRDSVRRVLDQAFLTSMETVKDYLGKYASPDFRVAGDNDEREAMQRLNLHAAVVNAKHLHWLVERMIELRVADTAVAEWSEQAALAADLQKTFRDDAWKNIAPGLLSLVIKSTFRVAKAVVSGTAVAPRQVRMKLVRGWLPVLNVCRDIVSPMPTGQKSVIQELEETFLSIISTLPMSDSQELLQQCLSFSTRNIDDCPHLILAFKTWFRRANRPPYDGVRP